A single genomic interval of Bos javanicus breed banteng chromosome 26, ARS-OSU_banteng_1.0, whole genome shotgun sequence harbors:
- the SMNDC1 gene encoding survival of motor neuron-related-splicing factor 30 isoform X2, whose product MEVIELTKDLLSTQPSETLASSDNFASTQPTHSWKVGDKCMAIWSEDGQCYEAEIEEIDEENGTAAITFAGYGNAEVTPLLNLKPVEEGRKAKEDSGNKPMSKKEMIAQQREYKKKKALKKAQRIKELEQEREDQKVKWQQFNNRAYSKNKKGQVKRSIFASPESVTGKVGVGTCGIADKPMTQYQDTSKYNVRHLMPQ is encoded by the exons ATG gaGGTTATTGAACTAACCAAAGACCTTCTGTCAACTCAGCCTTCTGAAACTCTGGCAAGTTCAGACAACTTTGCTTCTACTCAGCCCACTCATTCATGGAAAGTAGGAGACAAGTGTATGGCAATCTGGAGTGAAGATGGACA GTGTTATGAAGCGGAGATTGAGGAGATAGATGAGGAAAACGGCACCGCTGCAATCACTTTTGCTGGCTATGGCAATGCTGAAGTGACTCCACTGTTGAACCTCAAGCCtgtagaagaaggaaggaaggcaaagGAGGACAGTGGCAACAAACCCATGTCAAA aaaagaaatgattgCACAGCAGCGtgaatataaaaagaagaaagctttGAAAAAAGCACAGAGAATAAAAGAACTTGAACAAGAAAGAGAGGACCAGAAGGTAAAATGGCAACAGTTCAACAACAGAGCctattctaaaaacaaaaagggCCAG gTAAAGAGGAGTATTTTTGCTTCACCCGAGAGTGTAACTGGCAAAGTTGGAGTAGGAACTTGTGGAATTGCTGATAAACCTATGACACAGTATCAAGATACCTCTAAATACAATGTTAGGCATTTGATGCCTCAATAA
- the SMNDC1 gene encoding survival of motor neuron-related-splicing factor 30 isoform X1, whose amino-acid sequence MSEDLAKQLASYKAQLQQVEAALSGNGENEDLLKLKKDLQEVIELTKDLLSTQPSETLASSDNFASTQPTHSWKVGDKCMAIWSEDGQCYEAEIEEIDEENGTAAITFAGYGNAEVTPLLNLKPVEEGRKAKEDSGNKPMSKKEMIAQQREYKKKKALKKAQRIKELEQEREDQKVKWQQFNNRAYSKNKKGQVKRSIFASPESVTGKVGVGTCGIADKPMTQYQDTSKYNVRHLMPQ is encoded by the exons ATGTCAGAGGATCTAGCAAAGCAGCTGGCAAGCTACAAAGCTCAACTCCAGCAAGTTGAGGCTGCGCTGTctggaaatggagaaaatgaagatttactaaaattaaagaaagatttaCAA gaGGTTATTGAACTAACCAAAGACCTTCTGTCAACTCAGCCTTCTGAAACTCTGGCAAGTTCAGACAACTTTGCTTCTACTCAGCCCACTCATTCATGGAAAGTAGGAGACAAGTGTATGGCAATCTGGAGTGAAGATGGACA GTGTTATGAAGCGGAGATTGAGGAGATAGATGAGGAAAACGGCACCGCTGCAATCACTTTTGCTGGCTATGGCAATGCTGAAGTGACTCCACTGTTGAACCTCAAGCCtgtagaagaaggaaggaaggcaaagGAGGACAGTGGCAACAAACCCATGTCAAA aaaagaaatgattgCACAGCAGCGtgaatataaaaagaagaaagctttGAAAAAAGCACAGAGAATAAAAGAACTTGAACAAGAAAGAGAGGACCAGAAGGTAAAATGGCAACAGTTCAACAACAGAGCctattctaaaaacaaaaagggCCAG gTAAAGAGGAGTATTTTTGCTTCACCCGAGAGTGTAACTGGCAAAGTTGGAGTAGGAACTTGTGGAATTGCTGATAAACCTATGACACAGTATCAAGATACCTCTAAATACAATGTTAGGCATTTGATGCCTCAATAA